A segment of the Sulfitobacter sp. D7 genome:
CACGACCACCGGCGGCGCCGACAGCATCCACGCGCATATGGAGGAGTGGCTCCAGACCGAGTGGTGGGATTGGAAAGTGCATGTGGTCAACGCCACCGAAAATTACGCGCAGGTGGCCGTGGTCGGCCCAAATGCGCGCAAATGTCTGGAGAAACTCGGCGGCATGGACCTCAGCCGCGAGGCGCTTGGCTTCATGGAATGGACCGACGGTGAGCTTGGCGGTTTCAAGGTGCGCGTCTTCCGCATCTCTTTCTCGGGCGAGCTGAGCTATGAGATCGCGGTGGAGGCCGGGCAGGGGCAGGCCTTTTGGGACGCGCTGCTGATCGCCGGGCATGACTTGGGCGTTATGCCCTATGGCACGGAATGTCTGCACATCCTGCGCGCCGAGAAGGGTTTTATCATGATCGGGGATGAGACCGACGGCACGGTGATCCCCCAAGACCTTGGCCTCAACTGGGCGATCTCGAAAAAGAAAGACGACTACCTTGGCAAACGCGCCCAGCAGCGCAGCCATATGCAGGACCCGACACGCTGGAAGTTGGTGGGGCTGGAGACCACGGATGGCAGCACCCTGCCGGATGGCGCATATGCGCTTGGCGAAGGAGAGAATGAGAACGGGCAAAAGGTGATGCAGGGGCGTGTGACCTCGACCTATCATTCGCCGACGCTCGAGCGCGGCATTGCCATGGGGCTGGTGCTGAACGGGCCGGACCGGATGGGCGAAGTGCTGACCTTCCCCGGCACCGATGGCAAAACCTATGAGGCGATGATCGTCGACCCGGTGTTTTATGATCCCAAAGGGGAGAAACAGAATGTCTGAACCCGTGACCGCGTTGAAGAACGCCCGCTATGACGCTGGTATCGCTACGATTTCCGAAGTCGCGCCCTTGGGTATGATCACCATTCGCGGCGATCTGGATGCCCCCTATGTCCGCAAGGTGACCAAAAAACTCACCGGCGTTGACCGCCCGGAGCACGGGCAGTGCCAGTTCGAAGGCGCAGCCGGTGTGGCTTGGATGTCGCCCGACGAACTGCTGCTTTTATGTCCGCATACGCAGGTGCCAGAGGTGCTGGCCCGGCTGCATGCGGCCTTTGAGGATACCCATACCACAGCGGTGGATGTCTCTGGCGCGCGGGCGGTATTCCGCGTCGAAGGCCCCCATGCGCGCGAGGTGCTGGCCAAGCTGGCGCCGGTTGACCTCGCCCCCGGTCAGTTCACCTCCGGCATGTTCCGCCGCACCCGCATGGGGCAGGTGCCAGCGGCCTTTTGGCTGCGCGAAGACGGTGCCTTTGAGGTGATCTGCTTTCGGTCGGTTGCCCAGTATATGTTCGACCTGCTCAGTGTCGCGGCCCAGCCCGGCAGCGAGGTGGGCCATTTCCAAACGGTATAAGTCGGGAGAAAAACTGACTATTTCGCTTGGAACGGATGTGATTTGCAGACGTTGACCTTGACGTTGGCGCTTGATCCCCATCAAGTGGCCGCAGCGAAATTCCCAAATGAGGAGGCCCAGAAATGGCTTTTGAACTTCCCGATCTCCCCTATGCCCACGACGCGCTTGCATCCAAAGGCATGTCCAAGGAAACGCTGGAATACCACCACGACAAGCACCACAACGCCTATGTGACCAACGGCAACAAGGCGATCGAAGGCACCGAGTGGGAGGGCAAGACCCTCGAAGAGATCATCAAGGGCACCTATGACCCGAACGCCGTGGCGCAGTCCGGCATTTTCAACAACATCAGCCAGCTGTGGAACCACAACCAGTTCTGGGAAATGATGAGCCCCGAAGACAACAAGCTTCCCGGCGAGCTGGAAAAAGCGATCACCGAGAGCTTTGGTTCCGTCGACAAGTTTAAGGATGAGTTCAAAGCCGCAGGCGCGGGCCAGTTCGGCTCGGGCTGGGCGTGGCTGGTTAAGGATAAAGACGGCAGCCTGAAGGTCACCAAGACCGAGAACGGCGTGAACCCGATCTGCTTTGACCAAACGGCACTGCTGGGCTGCGACGTGTGGGAACACTCCTACTACATCGACTTCCGCAACGCGCGCCCCGACTACCTTTCGAACTTCCTCGACAATCTGGTGAACTGGGACAACGTCGCCTCGCGTCTGTGACGTGACCGTCCGGCCCTCGGGTCGGCCCCGAGTGACAGACAGAACCCCGCAGCCTGCTGCGGGGTTTTTTCGTTGGAACCCAAGCCCCTTCGCGGATGTTTTTCCCCTGAGACTTCACGTCAAAAAAGGAGGACAACATGGCCGAGCGGAAACGATCCAACGACGGTACCAAGGAAACGGAAAAATTCCTCTCCGAGACTGAGACGCCAGACCAAGGTGGCCGCGCCGGGGGTGACTTGCAAAAGGACGTGGGCACCCAAGATGCCATGCGCCGCGCCGAGAAGGGCGAAGACGGCGTGACCCGTGTCACCGGCGAAGACAAACGCAACCACGGAGAGCCTTCATGACCAAACTCAGCCAAGATACATGGGTGCTGATCGCGGACGGCGAAAAAGCCCTTTTCCTGCAAAACCACACGGATGGCGAAGACCCTTATCTTCAGGTCGTGCGCAAGGAAGAGCAGGAAAATCCCCCGACGCGGGAACAAGCCGCCAACCGCCCCGGACGTATGAGCGACGGGCCCAGCGGGCACCGCTCTGCCTTTGACGATACCGATTGGCACGAGCTGGAAAAAGAGCGCTTTGCCAAAGACTTGGCGGACATTCTTTACAAGCTTGCCCACAAGGGACGTTTCGAGCGGATCGTTCTGGTGGCGCCACCCGCCGTGTTGGGTGATCTGCGCGATGATCTTCACAAAGAGGTGCGGAACAAGGTCGTGGGCGAAATCCCCAAGACCCTGACCAACCACCCCATTGATGAGATCGAAAAGATCGTGGCCGGGGAACTGGCCCAGGCCTGACTTTTCCCTTGGCGCGGGAATTGATTGCCTTCACAAGGAAGCAGTCTACCGCGCCAAGGATTTCCAATGACCGACACCACCAAGGGTTTCGCCGCCATGATCGCGGCCTGCTGCATCTGGGGGCTGTCGTCGATCTTCTATAAATTGTTGTCGCATGTGCCCGCCGCCGAGGTGCTCGCGCATCGTA
Coding sequences within it:
- a CDS encoding superoxide dismutase, giving the protein MAFELPDLPYAHDALASKGMSKETLEYHHDKHHNAYVTNGNKAIEGTEWEGKTLEEIIKGTYDPNAVAQSGIFNNISQLWNHNQFWEMMSPEDNKLPGELEKAITESFGSVDKFKDEFKAAGAGQFGSGWAWLVKDKDGSLKVTKTENGVNPICFDQTALLGCDVWEHSYYIDFRNARPDYLSNFLDNLVNWDNVASRL
- a CDS encoding sarcosine oxidase subunit gamma; amino-acid sequence: MSEPVTALKNARYDAGIATISEVAPLGMITIRGDLDAPYVRKVTKKLTGVDRPEHGQCQFEGAAGVAWMSPDELLLLCPHTQVPEVLARLHAAFEDTHTTAVDVSGARAVFRVEGPHAREVLAKLAPVDLAPGQFTSGMFRRTRMGQVPAAFWLREDGAFEVICFRSVAQYMFDLLSVAAQPGSEVGHFQTV
- a CDS encoding host attachment family protein; amino-acid sequence: MTKLSQDTWVLIADGEKALFLQNHTDGEDPYLQVVRKEEQENPPTREQAANRPGRMSDGPSGHRSAFDDTDWHELEKERFAKDLADILYKLAHKGRFERIVLVAPPAVLGDLRDDLHKEVRNKVVGEIPKTLTNHPIDEIEKIVAGELAQA